In a genomic window of Terriglobales bacterium:
- a CDS encoding aldehyde dehydrogenase family protein, producing NIVFADSDIEAAVRGASTGIFYGKGEVCAAGSRLFVERKIHDEFMSKLVDRTQKLKPGDPLDPKTRLGAIVSEQQMNTVLGYIEAGKSEGAKLVAGGKRVSVDGGKGYFVEPTIFDAVDNNMKIAQEEIFGPVLATIPFDDVEQVAELANQNIYGLAAAVWTNDIRKAHAVARRLKAGTVWVNAYNLYDVALPFGGYKQSGFGRELGMHAIEHYTELKSVWVNL from the coding sequence CAACATCGTCTTTGCGGATTCGGACATCGAGGCCGCCGTGCGCGGCGCCTCCACGGGCATCTTCTACGGTAAGGGCGAGGTCTGCGCTGCCGGCTCGCGCCTCTTCGTCGAAAGGAAGATCCACGACGAATTCATGTCGAAACTGGTGGACCGCACCCAGAAACTCAAGCCCGGCGATCCGCTCGACCCCAAGACGCGCCTGGGCGCCATCGTCAGCGAGCAGCAGATGAACACCGTGCTCGGCTACATCGAAGCAGGGAAGAGCGAGGGCGCGAAGCTGGTGGCGGGCGGCAAGCGGGTCTCCGTGGACGGCGGCAAGGGATACTTCGTCGAGCCCACCATCTTCGACGCCGTGGACAACAACATGAAGATCGCGCAGGAAGAGATTTTCGGACCGGTGCTGGCCACCATCCCCTTCGATGACGTGGAGCAGGTGGCGGAGCTCGCCAACCAGAACATCTACGGCCTGGCGGCGGCGGTCTGGACCAACGATATCCGCAAGGCCCACGCCGTGGCCCGGCGCCTCAAGGCCGGCACGGTCTGGGTGAACGCCTACAACCTCTACGACGTAGCGCTGCCCTTCGGCGGATACAAGCAGTCCGGCTTCGGCCGCGAGTTGGGCATGCACGCCATCGAGCACTACACGGAGCTCAAGAGCGTGTGGGTGAACCTGTAA